In Carassius carassius chromosome 5, fCarCar2.1, whole genome shotgun sequence, one genomic interval encodes:
- the hmgcra gene encoding 3-hydroxy-3-methylglutaryl-CoA reductase a, whose translation MLTRLFRIHGLFVASHPWEVIVATVTLTICMMSMNMFTGNNQICGWNFDCPKLEEQILSSDIIILTITRCIAIVYIYFQFQNLRQLGSKYILGIAGLFTIFSSFVFSTVVIHFLDKELTGLNEALPFFLLLIDLSKACALAKFALSSNSQDEVRENIAKGMAVLGPTFTLDALVECLVIGVGTMSGVRQLEIMCCFGCMSVLANYFVFMTFFPACVSLVLEVSRESREGRPIWQLSHFARVLEEEEDNKPNPVTQRVKMIMSLGLVMVHAHSRWIADPTSSSGTLDLPQVGVSLNENMPKRIEPDMPLWHFYLSRMISMDIEQVITLGLALFLAVKYIFFEQVEMESTLSLKVPTPSSMLAQKWSPDQCCRKEVPISSKPEKTPTPPPVVTKEERDLVIRPLPAPKEPEHKHTFVLGEDEAEEIVDVSETAISVPAEPRPVEDCLSILKNPDMGARYLSDEEVIVLVNSKHIPAYKLEAMMESPERGVMIRRKMLSPKFPEPKALTCLPYKDYDYSKVMGTCCENVIGYMPVPVGVAGPLLLDGKQFQVPMATTEGCLVASTNRGCRAIALAGGASSRVLADGMTRGPVVRLPSACQAAEVKAWLESDEGFKSIKQAFDKTSRFARLEKLLIGLASRNLYIRFQSRTGDAMGMNMISKGTEQALARLKEEFPELQILAVSGNYCTDKKPAAINWIEGRGKSVVCETTIPAKVVREILKTSTEALVDVNISKNLIGSAMAGSIGGYNAHAANIVAAIFIACGQDPAQTVGSSNCITIMEASGPTREDLYISCTMPSIELGTVGGGTNLPPQQACLQMLGVLGASQECPGENARQLARVVCATVLAGELSLMSALTAGHLVKSHMTHNRSKVNLQEAPGTCTKQAS comes from the exons ATGCTGACGAGACTTTTCCGAATCCACGGCCTGTTTGTGGCCTCCCATCCTTGGGAAGTCATTGTGGCTACTGTGACTCTCACCATCTGCATGATGTCCATGAATATGTTCACTGGAAATAACCAGATCTGTGGATGGAACTTTGATTGCCCCAAATTGGAGGAG CAAATCTTAAGCAGCGATATCATTATCTTGACTATCACAAGATGCATAGCAATCGTCTATATTTACTTTCAATTCCAAAATCTTCGACAATTAGGATCCAAATACATATTGG GCATTGCAggacttttcacaatattctccAGTTTTGTGTTTAGCACAGTCGTGATTCACTTCCTGGACAAGGAGCTCACAGGCCTCAA TGAGGCCTTGCCATTCTTTCTACTGTTGATTGATCTCTCCAAAGCATGTGCTCTGGCTAAGTTTGCTTTGAGTTCAAACTCACAG GACGAGGTGAGAGAGAATATtgccaaaggaatggctgttttaGGACCCACTTTTACTCTTGATGCCCTTGTGGAGTGCCTGGTGATTGGTGTGGGGACAATGTCAG GTGTGCGACAGCTTGAGATCATGTGCTGCTTTGGTTGCATGTCTGTCCTGGCGAACTACTTTGTGTTCATGACCTTCTTCCCGGCCTGTGTCTCTCTTGTGCTGGAG GTGTCTAGAGAGAGCAGGGAGGGACGACCCATCTGGCAGCTGAGTCACTTTGCTAGAGTtctggaggaggaagaggacaaCAAGCCTAACCCTGTCACTCAAAGAGTCAAAATGATCATG TCTCTTGGCCTGGTCATGGTTCATGCTCATAGCCGGTGGATTGCAGATCCCACGTCAAGTAGTGGAACTCTTGATCTTCCTCAAGTTGGAGTGAGCCTGAATGAAAATATGCCCAAGAGAATTGAGCCAGACATGCCCCTTTGGCACTTTTACCTGTCCAG GATGATCAGCATGGATATAGAGCAGGTGATCACACTGGGTCTTGCTCTGTTTCTGGCTGTGAAGTACATTTTCTTCGAGCAGGTGGAGATGGAGTCTACCCTTTCCCTGAAAGTCCCCACTCCAAGCTCCATGCTCGCTCAGAAATGGTCTCCTGATCAGTGCTGTAGGAAAGAGGTTCCCATTTCCAGCAAGCCTGAGAAAACCCCTACTCCCCCTCCAGTGGTTACCAAAGAGGAAAGAG ATTTAGTGATTCGGCCCCTGCCTGCCCCAAAAGAGCCTGAGCATAAACATACTTTTGTTTTGGGAGAGGATGAAGCTGAGGAAATTGTTGATGTGTCGGAGACTGCGATCAGTGTACCTGCTGAACCCAGACCTGTGGAAGACTGTCTGTCCATTCTGAAAAACCCAGAT ATGGGCGCTCGCTACCTCAGCGATGAAGAGGTGATCGTGTTGGTGAACTCAAAGCACATCCCAGCTTACAAATTGGAAGCCATGATGGAAAGCCCTGAGAGAGGGGTGATGATCCGTAGAAAAATGCTCAGCCCCAAATTCCCAGAGCCCAAAGCTCTCACCTGCCTGCCTTATAAAGACTACGACTACTCTAAG GTGATGGGAACATGTTGTGAGAACGTCATCGGTTACATGCCAGTTCCTGTGGGGGTTGCTGGTCCTCTGTTATTGGATGGAAAGCAGTTTCAGGTTCCCATGGCAACAACTGAGGGCTGCCTGGTTGCCAGCACAAATAGAGGCTGCAGAGCTATTGCA TTGGCAGGTGGTGCCAGTAGTCGTGTTCTTGCAGATGGTATGACCAGAGGGCCGGTGGTGCGCCTGCCTTCTGCCTGTCAGGCGGCTGAAGTCAAGGCCTGGCTGGAAAGCGATGAGGGCTTTAAGAGCATCAAGCAGGCCTTTGACAAGACCAGCAG GTTCGCACGATTGGAGAAGCTTCTGATCGGCCTGGCTAGTCGCAATCTATACATTCGATTCCAGTCCAGAACTGGAGATGCAATGGGGATGAACATGATCTCAAAA GGCACAGAACAGGCTCTTGCAAGGCTGAAGGAGGAATTTCCAGAGCTTCAAATTTTGGCTGTTAGTGGAAACTACTGCACTGACAAAAAACCTGCCGCCATCAACTGGATTGAAGGCAGGGGCAAATCAGTGGTGTGTGAGACCACCATCCCAGCCAAAGTTGTCAGAGAG aTTTTAAAGACGTCGACTGAGGCTCTGGTAGATGTCAACATCAGCAAGAACTTGATTGGATCTGCTATGGCTGGAAGCATCGGAGGTTATAACGCTCATGCTGCCAACATCGTAGCTGCTATCTTTATTGCATGTGGACAG GACCCAGCACAGACAGTGGGCAGCTCTAATTGTATCACTATTATGGAAGCCTCAGGCCCCACCAGAGAGGATCTTTATATCAGCTGTACTATGCCCTCCATTGAGCTGGGCACTGTGGGCGGAGGCACTAACCTTCCTCCCCAGCAGGCTTGTTTACAG ATGTTAGGAGTGCTGGGTGCCAGTCAGGAGTGCCCAGGTGAAAATGCCCGACAGCTTGCCAGGGTGGTGTGCGCTACCGTGCTTGCAGGAGAGCTGTCACTCATGTCTGCACTCACTGCTGGACACCTGGTCAAAAGTCACATGACTCACAACAG ATCAAAAGTGAATTTGCAAGAAGCTCCAGGAACATGTACTAAGCAGGCATCTTAA